The proteins below come from a single Caulobacter flavus genomic window:
- a CDS encoding Fe2+-dependent dioxygenase, producing the protein MMLQIPDVLSPDEVAHCRAVIDAAPWVDGNATSGFQAAMAKNNQQLPQDGPAAREVGAIIVQALQANPLFVSAALPHTILPPLFNRYGEGMGFGDHVDNSIRRNPATGAQIRTDLSATLFLSDPDDYDGGELVVDDTYGSHLVKLPAGSLILYPASSLHHVTPVTRGTRTASFFWIQSLVRDDAKRALMLDMDVSIQRLAGQVGQADPSVLALTGTYHNLLRMWAEV; encoded by the coding sequence ATGATGCTGCAGATCCCAGACGTGCTGAGCCCGGACGAAGTCGCCCACTGCCGGGCGGTCATCGACGCCGCGCCGTGGGTCGACGGCAACGCCACCTCGGGCTTCCAGGCGGCCATGGCCAAGAACAACCAGCAGCTGCCGCAGGACGGCCCCGCCGCCCGCGAGGTGGGGGCGATCATCGTCCAGGCGCTGCAGGCCAATCCGCTGTTCGTGTCAGCCGCCCTGCCCCACACCATCCTGCCGCCGCTGTTCAACCGCTACGGCGAGGGCATGGGCTTCGGCGACCACGTCGACAACTCGATCCGTCGCAATCCCGCAACCGGCGCCCAGATCCGCACCGACCTGTCGGCCACCCTGTTCCTCAGCGACCCCGACGACTACGACGGCGGCGAGCTGGTGGTCGACGACACCTATGGCAGCCATCTGGTCAAGCTGCCGGCGGGCTCGCTGATCCTCTATCCGGCATCGAGCCTGCACCACGTGACCCCGGTCACGCGCGGGACCCGCACCGCCAGCTTCTTCTGGATCCAGAGCCTGGTGCGCGACGACGCCAAGCGCGCCCTGATGCTCGACATGGACGTCTCGATCCAGCGCCTGGCCGGCCAAGTCGGCCAGGCCGACCCGTCGGTGCTGGCGCTGACCGGCACTTACCACAACCTCCTGCGGATGTGGGCCGAGGTGTAA
- the groES gene encoding co-chaperone GroES: protein MKFRPLGDRVLVKRVEEETKTKGGIIIPDTAKEKPQEGEVVAVGPGARNDKGDIVALDVKAGDRILFGKWSGTEVKVDGQDLLIMKESDVLGVVEA, encoded by the coding sequence ATGAAGTTTCGTCCCCTGGGCGACCGCGTCCTCGTGAAGCGCGTCGAAGAAGAAACCAAGACCAAGGGCGGGATCATCATCCCCGACACCGCCAAGGAAAAGCCCCAGGAAGGCGAAGTCGTCGCCGTGGGCCCGGGCGCCCGCAACGACAAGGGCGACATCGTCGCTCTCGACGTCAAGGCCGGCGATCGCATCCTGTTCGGCAAGTGGTCGGGCACCGAAGTGAAGGTCGACGGCCAGGACCTCCTGATCATGAAGGAAAGCGACGTCCTGGGCGTGGTCGAAGCCTAA
- a CDS encoding TonB family protein, with protein MSFLIAVMALAAAATAEVETDCPAGGDPSIPRVRANWKTPLSPDDIRWAYPPQAAATRQGGQAMLNCAVDVDGKANDCLVVSETPAGQEFGAAALSLSPLMAFTPELRCGKPVPTRVTIPINFSPPSAPKAAGAMPELTAQLLGRRLAVAMGFGDSAEAQMVAYGNRLGGSKPIPAEQRRAVYEMIRATRPKARQVMVEAAGVILAREMSLADLEAAVAFYEGPVGKSLVRTQGALYYQADNELQSANLAVRKLLDAQFCVITGICPDETTPAAGRD; from the coding sequence ATGAGCTTTCTGATCGCGGTGATGGCCCTCGCCGCGGCGGCGACCGCCGAAGTGGAGACCGACTGCCCGGCCGGCGGCGATCCGTCCATTCCGCGCGTCCGCGCCAACTGGAAGACGCCGCTGTCGCCCGACGACATCAGGTGGGCCTATCCGCCCCAGGCCGCCGCCACGCGCCAGGGCGGCCAGGCGATGCTCAACTGCGCCGTCGATGTCGACGGCAAGGCGAACGATTGTCTGGTCGTCTCCGAAACGCCGGCCGGCCAGGAATTCGGCGCCGCCGCGCTCAGCCTGTCGCCCCTGATGGCGTTCACGCCCGAACTCCGCTGCGGCAAGCCGGTCCCGACGCGGGTGACGATCCCGATCAACTTCTCCCCGCCCTCCGCGCCCAAGGCGGCCGGCGCCATGCCCGAACTGACCGCCCAGCTGCTCGGCCGCCGGCTGGCGGTCGCCATGGGCTTCGGCGACAGCGCCGAGGCCCAGATGGTCGCCTATGGCAACAGGCTGGGCGGCAGCAAACCGATCCCGGCCGAACAGCGACGCGCCGTCTACGAGATGATCAGGGCCACGCGTCCGAAGGCTCGCCAGGTCATGGTGGAGGCCGCCGGCGTGATCCTGGCCCGCGAGATGTCCCTGGCGGACCTGGAAGCCGCGGTCGCCTTCTACGAGGGACCGGTCGGCAAGTCGCTCGTCCGGACCCAGGGCGCCCTCTACTATCAGGCCGACAACGAGCTCCAGTCCGCCAACCTGGCCGTCCGCAAGCTGCTCGACGCCCAGTTCTGCGTGATCACCGGCATCTGCCCGGATGAAACGACGCCCGCCGCCGGCCGAGATTGA
- the groL gene encoding chaperonin GroEL (60 kDa chaperone family; promotes refolding of misfolded polypeptides especially under stressful conditions; forms two stacked rings of heptamers to form a barrel-shaped 14mer; ends can be capped by GroES; misfolded proteins enter the barrel where they are refolded when GroES binds), with amino-acid sequence MAAKDVYFSSDARDKMLRGVNVLANAVKVTLGPKGRNVVIEKSFGAPRTTKDGVSVAKEIELADKFENLGAQMIREVASKTNDKAGDGTTTATVLAQAIVQEGLKSVAAGMNPMDLKRGIDKAVAIAVEDIKASSKKVTTNGEIAQVGTISANGDKEVGEMIAKAMDKVGNEGVITVEEAKTAETELDVVEGMQFDRGYLSPYFITNADKMEVQLEEPLILLFEKKLSSLQPLLPVLEAVVQSGRPLVIIAEDVEGEALATLVVNKLRGGLRVAAVKAPGFGDRRKAMLEDIAILTGAQVVSEDLGIKLENVSLDMLGRAKKIQITKDDTTIVDGVGEKDAIEARIAQIKRQIEDTTSDYDKEKLQERLAKLAGGVAVIRVGGSTEVEVKEKKDRVDDALNATRAAADEGIVPGGGTALLKASKALAGVTGDNDDQTAGIAIVRRALQAPIRQIAENAGVEGSIVVGKILENDSSTFGFNAQSEQYVDLVTDGVIDPAKVVRTALQNAASVAGLLITTEAAIVEAPKKGGAAPAGGGMPGGMGDMDF; translated from the coding sequence ATGGCCGCTAAAGACGTCTACTTCTCCTCCGACGCGCGCGACAAGATGCTGCGCGGCGTCAACGTTCTCGCCAACGCCGTGAAGGTGACCCTCGGTCCGAAGGGCCGCAACGTGGTCATCGAAAAGTCGTTCGGCGCTCCGCGCACCACCAAGGACGGCGTCTCGGTCGCCAAGGAAATCGAACTGGCCGACAAGTTCGAGAACCTCGGCGCCCAGATGATCCGCGAAGTGGCGAGCAAGACCAACGACAAGGCCGGCGACGGCACCACCACCGCCACCGTCCTGGCCCAGGCCATCGTCCAGGAAGGCCTCAAGTCGGTCGCCGCCGGCATGAACCCGATGGACCTGAAGCGCGGCATCGACAAGGCCGTGGCCATCGCCGTCGAAGACATCAAGGCTTCGTCGAAGAAGGTCACCACCAACGGTGAAATCGCCCAGGTCGGCACCATCTCGGCCAACGGCGACAAGGAAGTCGGCGAGATGATCGCCAAGGCCATGGACAAGGTCGGCAACGAAGGCGTCATCACCGTCGAAGAAGCCAAGACCGCCGAGACCGAACTCGACGTCGTCGAAGGCATGCAGTTCGACCGCGGCTACCTGTCGCCGTACTTCATCACCAATGCCGACAAGATGGAAGTTCAGCTCGAAGAGCCGCTCATCCTGCTGTTCGAAAAGAAGCTGTCGTCGCTGCAGCCGCTGCTGCCGGTGCTGGAAGCCGTCGTCCAGTCGGGCCGCCCGCTGGTGATCATCGCCGAAGACGTCGAAGGCGAGGCCCTGGCCACGCTGGTCGTCAACAAGCTGCGTGGCGGCCTGCGCGTCGCCGCCGTCAAGGCTCCGGGCTTCGGCGACCGCCGCAAGGCCATGCTGGAAGACATCGCCATCCTGACCGGCGCTCAAGTCGTGTCGGAAGACCTGGGCATCAAGCTCGAGAACGTGTCGCTCGACATGCTCGGCCGCGCCAAGAAGATCCAGATCACCAAGGACGACACCACCATCGTGGACGGCGTCGGTGAGAAGGACGCGATCGAAGCCCGCATCGCTCAGATCAAGCGCCAGATCGAAGACACCACGTCGGACTACGACAAGGAAAAGCTGCAAGAGCGCCTGGCCAAGCTGGCCGGCGGCGTCGCGGTCATCCGCGTCGGCGGCTCGACCGAAGTCGAAGTGAAGGAAAAGAAGGACCGCGTCGACGACGCCCTCAACGCGACCCGCGCGGCCGCCGACGAAGGCATCGTTCCGGGCGGCGGCACCGCCCTGCTGAAGGCCTCCAAGGCCCTGGCCGGCGTCACCGGCGACAACGACGACCAGACGGCCGGCATCGCCATCGTCCGTCGCGCCCTGCAGGCTCCGATCCGTCAGATCGCCGAGAACGCCGGCGTCGAAGGCTCGATCGTGGTCGGCAAGATCCTGGAAAACGACAGCAGCACGTTCGGCTTCAACGCCCAGAGCGAGCAGTATGTCGACCTGGTGACCGACGGCGTCATCGACCCGGCCAAGGTCGTCCGCACGGCTCTGCAGAACGCCGCCTCGGTGGCCGGCCTGCTGATCACCACGGAAGCCGCGATCGTCGAAGCCCCCAAGAAGGGCGGCGCTGCTCCGGCCGGCGGCGGCATGCCGGGCGGCATGGGCGACATGGACTTCTAA
- a CDS encoding TonB-dependent receptor produces MTTQRRKSAWTRGLTLALLAGASQAVITTSALAQTAGQSEETAVDEIVVTGVRGSQLKSVDVKRRETAIVDAISSEDIGKLPDVTVADALQRISGVQIQRDAGEGKSVNIRGLSQVITLLNGEQYLSAGNMGSAQPNLLDVPSQLMNQVLVFKSTDPNNALSGISGTIDLRTRRPFMMKEGFQIAGGLEAQRGERTKEDDYLANILASWRNERVGVLVSGVRSQSNLSNNFSGAVVLSGNNDWGGSNANNFLSPHGFESFNRVVERKRTGLNVSFEADLGEGFTLIAEGFYAKLDEYNRAVGINISNRWDGGAFGTWTTPTDTRATGVSAPSTGGGNGRPWLAVDEYDVNAWWINSFTVNRVSKSESKNYNLELKYDNGGPFSFEARAIRADGERLSMNGQAQGDLSNWQYGDGRFNLFRNAADRTRGPFYPKAICDTYPASQRSNAVVGSAGGCYLNPNPLGYGQNPQLHYDISGKSPVWSGFDTPISGGLGAGKTLRDYMANKDSYAIAAFSSEGNNEVESDMNVFRADGHYKFEEKLLGFVTKVDAGVRQSDRSVSVEQFHLFSGFYGGTPGAVQANGSPVPAGGCMAQWKAIDVVMSQNQCQAGEFVPNPVTGVPEFQGYTVNRPTKLSTHNNTLFVTDLGGVTSGMPGFWAVDPRDFDDVLAFQKKVFGDAVRVTVPGQTYDVDLKEQSAYAAGAFEIGKLSGDFGLRVIQTELLVKQNLTGDVMNYGDTNADDGDTVTRRKYTDWLPSLNAGYDLTDNIKLRFSYAKTMQPLDLGSYGGGLKINTADCGASLPNVRCVTGAEASGNPNLDPWRSKNFDVAAEYYFGQASMVNISAFVLKIDSYVTGGTIKGSFPDQDGVIRREVDVTLPLQGEGGEVKGLEVGAKIAFSDVIPDVPVLKNFGVDTNYTYSPSEEQRIDLTGEKLPFFDNSKHQFNLIGWYQDDKLQARVAYNYRTDRLAGTMGGGGGRTIPVMQDATGYVDVNVSYEVRDNVTVYFNGSNVTGEIEDYYLRFAKGKEQYSSQNEFEPRYVIGVRAKW; encoded by the coding sequence CCGTCGACGAGATCGTCGTCACCGGCGTGCGTGGCTCGCAGCTGAAGTCGGTCGACGTCAAGCGCCGCGAGACGGCCATCGTCGACGCCATCTCGTCGGAAGACATCGGCAAGCTGCCCGACGTCACCGTCGCCGACGCGCTTCAGCGCATCTCGGGCGTCCAGATCCAGCGCGACGCCGGCGAAGGCAAGAGCGTCAACATTCGCGGCCTGTCCCAGGTCATCACCCTGCTGAACGGCGAGCAGTACCTGAGCGCGGGCAACATGGGCTCGGCCCAGCCCAACCTGCTGGACGTGCCCTCGCAGCTGATGAACCAGGTGCTGGTCTTCAAGTCGACCGATCCGAACAACGCGCTGTCGGGCATCTCGGGCACCATCGACCTGCGCACCCGCCGTCCCTTCATGATGAAGGAAGGCTTCCAGATCGCCGGCGGCCTGGAAGCCCAGCGCGGTGAACGCACCAAGGAAGACGACTATCTGGCCAACATCCTGGCCAGCTGGCGCAACGAACGCGTCGGCGTCCTGGTGTCGGGCGTGCGCAGCCAGTCGAACCTGAGCAACAACTTCTCGGGCGCCGTCGTCCTGTCGGGCAACAACGACTGGGGCGGCTCCAACGCCAACAACTTCCTGTCGCCGCATGGCTTCGAGAGCTTCAACCGCGTCGTCGAGCGCAAGCGCACGGGCCTGAACGTGTCGTTCGAGGCCGACCTGGGCGAGGGCTTCACCCTGATCGCCGAGGGCTTCTACGCTAAGCTCGACGAATACAACCGCGCCGTCGGCATCAACATCTCCAACCGCTGGGACGGCGGCGCCTTCGGCACCTGGACCACGCCCACCGACACCCGGGCGACCGGCGTCAGCGCGCCCTCGACCGGCGGCGGCAACGGCCGTCCGTGGCTGGCGGTCGACGAGTACGACGTCAATGCCTGGTGGATCAACTCGTTCACCGTCAACCGGGTCAGCAAGTCCGAGAGCAAGAACTATAATCTCGAACTGAAGTACGACAACGGCGGTCCGTTCTCCTTCGAGGCTCGGGCCATCCGCGCCGACGGCGAGCGCCTCTCCATGAACGGCCAGGCCCAGGGCGACCTTTCCAACTGGCAGTACGGCGACGGGCGGTTCAACCTGTTCCGCAATGCCGCCGACCGCACCCGCGGCCCGTTCTATCCCAAGGCCATCTGCGACACCTATCCGGCCAGCCAGCGCAGCAACGCCGTGGTCGGCTCGGCCGGCGGCTGCTACCTGAACCCCAACCCGCTGGGCTACGGCCAGAACCCGCAGCTGCACTACGACATCAGCGGCAAGAGCCCGGTCTGGAGCGGTTTCGACACGCCGATCTCGGGCGGCCTGGGCGCGGGCAAGACCCTGCGCGACTACATGGCCAACAAGGACAGCTACGCGATCGCGGCCTTCTCGTCGGAAGGCAACAACGAGGTCGAGTCGGACATGAACGTGTTCCGGGCCGACGGTCACTACAAGTTCGAAGAGAAGTTGCTGGGCTTCGTCACCAAGGTCGACGCCGGCGTTCGCCAGAGCGACCGCTCGGTCAGCGTCGAGCAGTTCCACCTGTTCTCGGGCTTCTACGGCGGCACGCCGGGCGCGGTGCAGGCCAACGGCAGCCCGGTTCCGGCCGGCGGCTGCATGGCGCAATGGAAGGCCATCGACGTCGTCATGAGCCAGAACCAGTGCCAGGCGGGCGAATTCGTGCCCAACCCGGTGACCGGGGTGCCTGAGTTCCAGGGCTACACCGTCAACCGCCCGACCAAGCTCTCGACCCACAACAACACCCTGTTCGTCACCGACCTGGGCGGCGTGACCTCGGGCATGCCCGGGTTCTGGGCGGTCGATCCGCGTGACTTCGACGACGTGCTGGCCTTCCAGAAGAAGGTGTTCGGCGACGCCGTCCGCGTCACCGTTCCGGGCCAGACCTACGACGTCGACCTGAAGGAGCAGAGCGCCTACGCCGCCGGCGCCTTCGAGATCGGCAAGCTGTCGGGCGACTTCGGCCTGCGCGTCATCCAGACGGAACTGCTGGTGAAGCAGAACCTGACCGGCGACGTGATGAACTACGGCGACACCAACGCCGACGACGGCGACACGGTCACCCGCCGCAAGTACACCGACTGGCTGCCGTCGCTCAACGCGGGCTACGACCTCACCGACAACATCAAGCTGCGCTTCTCGTACGCCAAGACCATGCAGCCGCTCGACCTGGGCAGCTATGGCGGCGGCCTGAAGATCAACACCGCCGACTGCGGCGCGTCCCTGCCCAACGTCCGCTGCGTCACCGGCGCCGAGGCCTCGGGCAACCCGAACCTGGATCCCTGGCGCTCGAAGAACTTCGACGTCGCGGCCGAGTACTACTTCGGCCAGGCTTCGATGGTGAACATCTCGGCCTTCGTGCTGAAGATCGACAGCTACGTCACCGGCGGCACCATCAAGGGCAGCTTCCCCGACCAGGACGGCGTGATCCGCCGCGAGGTCGACGTCACCCTGCCGCTGCAAGGCGAGGGCGGCGAGGTGAAGGGCCTCGAAGTGGGCGCCAAGATCGCCTTCAGCGACGTGATCCCCGACGTGCCGGTGCTGAAGAACTTCGGTGTCGACACCAACTACACCTACTCGCCCAGCGAAGAGCAGCGGATCGACCTGACGGGCGAAAAGCTGCCGTTCTTCGACAACTCCAAGCACCAGTTCAACCTGATCGGCTGGTACCAGGACGACAAGCTGCAGGCCCGCGTGGCCTACAACTACCGCACCGATCGCCTGGCCGGCACCATGGGCGGCGGCGGCGGCCGGACGATCCCGGTCATGCAGGACGCCACCGGCTACGTCGACGTCAACGTCAGCTACGAAGTCCGCGACAACGTCACGGTCTACTTCAACGGCTCCAACGTCACCGGCGAGATCGAGGACTACTACCTGCGGTTCGCCAAGGGGAAGGAGCAGTACTCGTCGCAGAACGAGTTCGAGCCCCGCTACGTGATCGGCGTCCGCGCCAAGTGGTGA
- a CDS encoding DUF1508 domain-containing protein, which yields MTAVTYPCYWQYKDAQGQWRWTYYASNGRAISVASESYINRADCTRSIEIMQASQWSPVFFDSKAA from the coding sequence ATGACCGCCGTAACCTATCCCTGCTATTGGCAGTACAAAGACGCTCAAGGCCAGTGGCGCTGGACCTACTACGCGAGCAACGGCAGGGCGATCAGCGTCGCCAGCGAGAGCTACATCAACCGCGCCGACTGCACCCGCTCGATCGAGATCATGCAGGCTTCGCAATGGAGCCCCGTCTTCTTCGACTCGAAGGCCGCCTAA
- a CDS encoding tryptophan halogenase family protein, with protein MSEDVRNGRIRSIVIVGGGTAGWMAAASLRRHFGKAPIDITLVESSEIGTIGVGEATIPTIRNFYQSLGLDDLEVLRATQGTCKLGIRFKDWMAPGSAFIHPFSLYGQDLGGIPFQHYWLKARAFADVGEMGEYSLGASLAAAGKFTVPAANPPSSLSVFDWALHFDAALFAQLMRRVAEANGVRRIDAKVVKVNLRPEDGFVASLSLHTGQVVEGDLFVDCSGFRGLLIEEALQTGYEDWSQWLFCDRALAVQSQPPEGAEPPPYTDVTAHSAGWRWRIPLQHRYGNGYVYSSRHIDDEAAKAELVAAVPDRLLHEPRLIRFTPGRRKQVWNRNVVALGLASGFLEPLESTSIALIETGIEKLKALFPDRRFDPAVVDEFNDWSRREMERVRDFVVLHYKAAQRGDTPFWRTTRDAEIPETLARKVELFRSRGHIARYRWEMFQPPSWLAIFAGFDILPEGWDPALDGVDGAALAASLNQMRAGVARVVANAPGHGDFLHRYVGQAPAAAE; from the coding sequence ATGAGCGAAGACGTTCGGAACGGACGCATCCGCAGCATCGTCATCGTCGGCGGCGGGACCGCCGGCTGGATGGCCGCCGCATCGCTGCGTCGTCACTTCGGCAAGGCGCCGATCGACATCACCCTGGTCGAGAGTTCCGAGATCGGCACGATCGGGGTGGGCGAGGCGACCATCCCCACCATCCGCAATTTCTATCAGTCGCTAGGGCTCGACGACCTGGAGGTGCTGCGGGCCACGCAGGGCACCTGCAAGCTGGGCATCCGCTTCAAGGACTGGATGGCCCCCGGCTCGGCCTTCATCCATCCCTTCAGCCTCTATGGCCAGGACCTGGGCGGGATTCCCTTCCAGCACTACTGGCTGAAGGCCCGCGCCTTCGCCGACGTCGGCGAGATGGGCGAGTATTCGCTGGGCGCCAGCCTTGCGGCGGCGGGCAAGTTCACCGTGCCGGCCGCCAATCCGCCGTCCAGCCTGTCGGTGTTCGACTGGGCCCTGCACTTCGACGCGGCCCTGTTTGCCCAGCTGATGCGCCGGGTGGCCGAGGCCAACGGCGTGCGCCGCATCGACGCCAAGGTCGTCAAGGTCAACCTGCGTCCCGAGGACGGCTTCGTCGCCTCGCTTTCCCTGCACACCGGCCAGGTGGTCGAGGGCGACCTCTTCGTCGACTGCTCGGGTTTCCGGGGGCTACTGATCGAAGAGGCGCTGCAGACCGGCTACGAGGACTGGTCGCAATGGCTGTTCTGCGACCGGGCGCTCGCCGTGCAGAGCCAGCCCCCGGAGGGGGCCGAGCCGCCGCCCTATACCGACGTCACCGCCCACAGCGCCGGCTGGCGCTGGCGCATCCCGCTGCAGCACCGCTACGGCAACGGTTACGTCTATTCCAGCCGCCACATCGACGACGAGGCGGCCAAGGCCGAACTGGTCGCCGCCGTGCCCGACCGGCTGCTGCACGAGCCGCGCCTGATCCGCTTCACGCCGGGCCGCCGCAAGCAGGTGTGGAACCGCAACGTCGTGGCCCTGGGCCTGGCGTCGGGCTTCCTGGAGCCGCTGGAAAGCACCTCGATCGCCCTGATCGAGACGGGCATCGAGAAGCTGAAGGCGCTGTTCCCTGACCGTCGCTTCGATCCGGCCGTCGTCGACGAGTTCAACGACTGGTCACGGCGCGAGATGGAGCGGGTGCGCGACTTCGTGGTGCTGCACTACAAGGCCGCCCAGCGCGGCGACACGCCCTTCTGGCGCACCACGCGCGACGCCGAGATTCCCGAGACCCTGGCCCGAAAGGTCGAGCTGTTCCGCTCCCGCGGCCACATCGCCCGCTATCGCTGGGAAATGTTCCAGCCGCCCAGCTGGCTGGCGATCTTCGCCGGCTTCGACATCCTGCCCGAGGGCTGGGATCCGGCGCTGGACGGGGTTGACGGCGCGGCCCTGGCCGCCAGCCTGAACCAGATGCGGGCGGGCGTGGCTCGGGTGGTGGCGAACGCGCCTGGTCACGGCGACTTCCTGCACCGCTATGTCGGTCAGGCGCCGGCGGCGGCCGAATAG
- a CDS encoding tryptophan halogenase family protein, which translates to MANNLRKIVIVGGGSAGWITAAMLSHYLKDSPCEIELIESEQIGIIGVGESTIPPFLQLIRSLGISEKEFMQETQAAFKLAIRFENWRQKGEVYYHPFGLIGGLVDVHEFYQVWLRGKAEGHPSSLQDFAPASVMADRWKFMSPAMAPRTMLANANYAVHIDAALLAKFLRKFAEARGVKRTEGIVKDVATRPDGFIEKVILQDGREASGDLFIDCSGFRSLLNGKTLGTEFLDWSDVLLNDRAIAVQTANIQDPHPYTLAQAQDFGWRWRIPLQHRAGNGYVYCSQYCSDDEALATLMSQVEGEAVRDPWLVPFKTGMRKQLFNKNCVAIGLAGGFIEPLESTALHLIYRGVDYLLRFFPDRDCDATLAAEYNRRMQIDYEEIRDFIVLHYFTTKRDDTPFWRAYQQVTPPESLRERIELFKSSGVLRDGVDDMFRAPSWQSVMEGMGIRPKRYQQLVDTLPAGVVKGLLDKSAPMLSELVDTLPSHGDFLRQHCPAPMPEALLKRAG; encoded by the coding sequence ATGGCCAACAATCTGCGGAAGATCGTGATCGTGGGCGGCGGTTCGGCCGGCTGGATCACCGCGGCGATGCTCAGCCACTATCTCAAGGACAGCCCCTGCGAGATCGAGCTGATCGAGAGCGAGCAGATCGGCATCATCGGCGTGGGCGAAAGCACCATCCCGCCGTTCCTGCAGCTGATCCGCAGCCTGGGGATCAGCGAGAAGGAGTTCATGCAGGAGACGCAAGCCGCCTTCAAGCTGGCCATCCGGTTCGAGAACTGGCGCCAGAAAGGCGAGGTCTACTACCATCCGTTCGGCCTGATCGGCGGCCTGGTGGACGTGCACGAGTTCTACCAGGTCTGGCTGCGCGGCAAGGCCGAGGGGCACCCGTCCAGCCTGCAGGACTTCGCGCCCGCCTCGGTAATGGCCGACCGCTGGAAGTTCATGTCGCCGGCCATGGCCCCGCGCACCATGCTGGCCAACGCCAACTACGCCGTGCACATCGACGCGGCCCTGCTGGCCAAGTTCCTGCGCAAGTTCGCGGAAGCCAGAGGCGTCAAGCGCACCGAGGGCATCGTCAAGGACGTGGCCACCCGCCCCGACGGCTTCATCGAGAAGGTGATCCTGCAGGACGGCCGCGAGGCTTCGGGCGACCTCTTCATCGACTGCTCGGGCTTCCGCTCGCTGCTGAACGGCAAGACCCTGGGCACCGAGTTCCTCGATTGGTCGGACGTGCTGCTCAACGACCGGGCCATCGCGGTGCAGACCGCCAACATCCAGGACCCGCATCCCTACACCCTGGCCCAGGCCCAGGATTTCGGCTGGCGCTGGCGCATCCCGCTGCAGCACCGGGCCGGTAACGGCTACGTCTACTGCAGCCAGTACTGCAGCGACGACGAGGCCCTGGCCACGCTGATGAGCCAGGTCGAGGGCGAGGCGGTGCGCGACCCCTGGCTGGTGCCGTTCAAGACCGGCATGCGCAAGCAGCTGTTCAACAAGAACTGCGTGGCCATCGGTCTGGCGGGCGGCTTCATCGAGCCCCTGGAGTCGACGGCCCTGCACCTGATCTATCGCGGCGTGGACTACCTGCTGCGGTTCTTCCCCGACCGGGACTGCGACGCGACCCTGGCGGCCGAGTACAACAGGCGCATGCAGATCGACTACGAGGAGATCCGCGACTTCATCGTGCTGCACTACTTCACGACCAAGCGCGACGACACGCCGTTCTGGCGCGCCTACCAGCAGGTGACGCCGCCCGAGAGCCTGCGCGAGCGGATCGAGCTGTTCAAGTCGAGCGGCGTGCTGCGCGACGGCGTCGACGACATGTTCCGCGCGCCCAGCTGGCAGTCGGTGATGGAGGGCATGGGCATCCGGCCCAAGCGCTACCAGCAGCTGGTCGACACCCTGCCCGCGGGCGTCGTGAAGGGCCTGCTGGACAAGTCGGCGCCGATGCTCAGCGAGCTGGTCGACACCCTGCCCAGCCACGGCGACTTCCTGCGACAGCATTGCCCGGCGCCGATGCCCGAGGCGCTGCTGAAGCGGGCGGGCTAG
- a CDS encoding VOC family protein: MIDHIGLGVRDLQAARAFYDAAFAPLGIAVVMSVSAEQTGGTAHLGYGPTADRRDIQAGKPSFWISESGAPTGPMHVAFLARDRAQVDAFHAAAMAAGGADNGAPGVRPHYHPNYYAAFVLDPDGRNVEAVCHAPAQEP; the protein is encoded by the coding sequence ATGATCGACCATATAGGGCTTGGCGTTCGTGATCTCCAGGCGGCCAGGGCGTTTTACGACGCCGCGTTCGCCCCGCTGGGGATCGCCGTGGTGATGAGCGTCAGCGCCGAGCAGACCGGCGGGACCGCCCATCTCGGCTATGGGCCGACGGCGGATCGCCGCGACATTCAGGCCGGCAAGCCCAGTTTCTGGATATCGGAGAGCGGCGCGCCGACCGGCCCGATGCACGTGGCGTTCCTGGCGCGTGATCGCGCCCAGGTCGACGCCTTCCACGCCGCGGCCATGGCGGCCGGCGGCGCCGACAACGGAGCGCCTGGCGTGCGGCCTCATTATCACCCTAACTATTATGCCGCCTTCGTGCTGGACCCCGACGGCCGCAACGTCGAGGCCGTCTGCCACGCCCCCGCCCAGGAGCCCTGA